From Enterococcus mundtii, the proteins below share one genomic window:
- a CDS encoding helix-turn-helix transcriptional regulator codes for MKNKMLFYQMFLPIFIIGMVLVIGFSLFIYTNTYDSIEENYLLDKQNLLKQIKTNVEWKFRTIEYSFATYGSTKNFSEIFQSPLNHTDYAIYSEVRKELNFIETIAMEENAFKLVSLKGGWGVVNGSLNQLSPQEATDLKAQYVHQDQQVFWTKQSDGIEMVVALPKAVSEKYALGFASIDHQALKRIIERSNEDRLTIYYGAEILFTDAESSREGMITVKNIEANVPTVVQRNGRNFILLQSDYNQWQYQLEIDPATIGTTVRNLQIGLATVSFTLIILLGGLSYIFSERYVRPISQIQDRLNLHSEGLSGKKLENVVQSVSQVIGENELLSANLITQKPQLETLFVLSLFRNRVEKRELDQRLQQFNYDSQNECYYTAIVQIDLLEESHGGERDLLLLAINQMIAEIVPKEERMIPIVLNEEMQATIYRSPKEEVFANKKVMDHCRQIQKMIQEYLKLTVSIGISDCFTTLNDSKQSVDQAKEALYHRVNTGPNSIVFYHEIISEQQEKTLIKYPMEKQNRLFEAIRSGNEHVSCLLHELIVEMFTQNKNRLNREVVAIRLVNEFVQLGQLLGVNITQFEELKQIYVKVLYTYHPQELEQLLLEQFVQPITKNSQEITEQEFKSLSEKMIHIIYSEYDRDLSLDMVADRLHYNPNYLSNVFKKETGENFGDFIQNYRLEIAKKWLTETTLSVKEIAERLKYRNSQNFIRFFKKKESVTPGEYRKKNR; via the coding sequence ATGAAAAATAAAATGTTGTTTTATCAAATGTTTTTACCGATTTTTATTATCGGTATGGTACTGGTCATTGGCTTTAGCTTATTTATCTATACCAACACCTATGACTCGATTGAAGAGAACTATTTACTAGATAAACAAAATCTATTGAAACAAATCAAAACAAATGTAGAATGGAAGTTTCGAACGATCGAGTATTCTTTCGCTACATACGGCTCCACTAAAAACTTCTCCGAAATATTTCAATCTCCCTTGAATCATACCGACTACGCTATTTATTCCGAAGTACGAAAAGAACTTAATTTTATTGAAACGATCGCAATGGAGGAAAATGCGTTTAAGTTAGTCAGCCTAAAAGGCGGTTGGGGTGTCGTGAATGGTTCACTGAATCAACTATCACCACAAGAAGCGACTGATTTAAAAGCCCAGTACGTCCATCAAGATCAACAAGTTTTTTGGACGAAACAATCTGATGGAATTGAAATGGTTGTTGCATTACCTAAAGCAGTCAGTGAAAAATATGCGCTAGGTTTTGCTTCGATCGACCACCAGGCGCTGAAACGAATCATTGAACGAAGCAATGAAGATCGCTTAACGATCTATTATGGAGCAGAGATCCTTTTTACCGATGCTGAATCATCAAGAGAAGGGATGATAACAGTCAAAAATATAGAAGCGAATGTACCAACAGTGGTTCAAAGGAATGGTCGGAATTTCATCTTGCTCCAATCTGATTACAATCAATGGCAGTATCAATTAGAGATCGATCCTGCAACTATAGGTACGACTGTCCGAAACTTGCAAATCGGATTAGCCACTGTATCCTTTACTTTGATCATTTTACTGGGGGGCTTGTCCTATATCTTTTCTGAACGATATGTTCGTCCTATCAGTCAGATTCAAGACCGACTGAATCTCCATTCGGAAGGCTTGTCTGGGAAGAAATTAGAGAACGTTGTCCAGTCAGTGAGCCAAGTAATTGGTGAAAATGAATTATTAAGTGCGAATTTGATTACACAGAAACCACAACTAGAAACTTTATTTGTCTTGAGCCTCTTTAGAAATCGTGTGGAAAAACGGGAATTGGATCAACGATTACAGCAGTTCAACTATGACTCGCAAAATGAATGTTACTATACAGCAATCGTGCAGATCGATCTTTTAGAAGAGAGCCATGGAGGAGAACGAGATTTATTACTATTGGCTATCAACCAAATGATTGCTGAGATTGTTCCTAAAGAAGAACGAATGATTCCTATCGTGCTAAACGAAGAAATGCAAGCAACGATTTATCGAAGTCCAAAGGAAGAAGTATTCGCGAATAAAAAAGTAATGGATCACTGTCGCCAGATACAAAAAATGATTCAAGAATATCTCAAATTGACTGTTAGCATTGGGATCAGTGATTGTTTTACTACGCTGAATGACAGTAAGCAATCTGTCGACCAAGCGAAAGAAGCCTTATATCATCGGGTAAACACTGGACCAAATTCAATTGTGTTCTACCATGAAATCATCTCAGAGCAACAGGAGAAGACACTGATCAAATATCCGATGGAAAAACAAAATCGTTTATTTGAAGCAATCCGTTCAGGAAACGAACACGTCAGTTGCCTTCTTCACGAATTGATCGTTGAGATGTTCACTCAAAATAAAAATCGATTGAATCGAGAAGTTGTAGCTATTCGTTTAGTCAATGAATTTGTTCAGTTGGGGCAACTATTGGGTGTGAATATTACGCAGTTTGAAGAATTGAAGCAAATATATGTTAAGGTGTTATATACTTATCATCCTCAAGAACTTGAACAATTGCTGTTAGAACAATTTGTTCAACCGATCACAAAAAACTCTCAAGAAATCACGGAGCAAGAGTTTAAATCGTTATCAGAAAAAATGATCCATATCATCTATAGCGAATATGATCGTGATCTGTCGCTAGACATGGTGGCAGATCGCCTTCATTATAATCCTAACTATTTGAGTAACGTGTTTAAAAAAGAAACCGGTGAAAACTTTGGAGATTTCATTCAGAACTATCGCTTAGAGATCGCTAAGAAGTGGTTGACGGAGACGACGTTATCCGTGAAAGAAATAGCAGAAAGACTCAAATATCGTAACTCACAAAATTTTATTCGCTTTTTCAAAAAGAAAGAATCCGTCACTCCTGGTGAGTACCGTAAGAAAAACCGCTGA
- a CDS encoding carbohydrate ABC transporter permease yields MKKKVSLGEKSFTIFNSIFLLLLALICIVPFLNIIATSFASTQEVVAKKFILFPTTFSLDAYRYILSTPTIFRALAVSIGVTGLGTVVSMCVTSLMAYGLSRKYLFGRGFFNFMVVFSMLFSGGMIPTFLVVRSLGLINSYWSMILPVTVNAMNMIIMRNFFQALPNSLEESAKMDGCTDFGVFFKIMLPLALPSIATISLFYAVTYWNTYMTAILYINDSSKWPIQILLRQIVIVSSGMQAESSAVDIIPPAQTIKMAVIVIATVPMLVAYPFVQKYFVKGALVGSVKG; encoded by the coding sequence ATGAAAAAAAAGGTTTCGCTTGGAGAAAAAAGCTTTACGATTTTTAATTCCATTTTTCTACTATTATTAGCTTTGATCTGTATCGTACCGTTTTTAAATATCATCGCCACTTCATTTGCTTCTACACAAGAAGTCGTAGCAAAAAAATTCATCCTTTTCCCTACTACGTTTTCTTTAGATGCCTATCGTTACATCTTATCTACACCAACGATTTTCCGAGCTTTAGCTGTTTCTATTGGGGTTACTGGGCTTGGGACGGTCGTCAGCATGTGCGTGACTTCATTGATGGCCTATGGATTATCACGTAAATATCTTTTTGGGCGAGGATTTTTTAACTTTATGGTTGTCTTTTCCATGCTCTTTAGTGGTGGAATGATCCCGACATTCTTAGTGGTGCGCTCCTTGGGATTGATCAATTCGTACTGGTCGATGATTTTACCTGTAACTGTCAACGCCATGAACATGATCATCATGCGTAACTTTTTTCAAGCTTTACCTAATAGTTTAGAAGAATCTGCCAAAATGGATGGCTGTACTGATTTTGGGGTCTTTTTCAAAATTATGTTGCCCCTTGCTTTACCTTCCATTGCGACGATTTCACTTTTTTATGCTGTGACCTATTGGAATACTTATATGACGGCGATTTTATACATTAACGATTCCTCAAAATGGCCGATTCAAATCTTGTTACGTCAAATCGTGATCGTGTCAAGCGGGATGCAGGCAGAAAGTAGTGCTGTCGATATCATTCCACCGGCACAAACGATCAAAATGGCCGTCATCGTGATTGCTACAGTGCCAATGTTGGTTGCTTATCCATTTGTTCAAAAGTACTTTGTAAAAGGGGCATTGGTCGGCTCTGTCAAAGGTTGA